Part of the Cyanobacteria bacterium GSL.Bin1 genome, TTATTATTAGAGCAAAACCCGGACGTTTTGGAGAAGAGTCGTACTGCTTCTTTAGACTACATAGATTGCATTGTTAAAGAAACGCTCCGTCGCATCCCACCCGTTAATGGCGGATTTCGGACTGTAATTGCTGATTGCGAATACGGAGGATATCGATTTCCAAAAGATTGGTTTATTATTTTCGAGGTAGATTATGGTCATTACCAAGATTTCGCCCATTCTTATCAATTCCAACCTGAGCGGTTTCAACTTGAACCAGATCCCTTCCATTATCTTCCCTTTAGTCGGGGAGAGCGTCGTTGCTTAGGAGCAAGCCTTGCTCTACTAGAAATGCGGCTGTTTACAGAAAAATTAGTACAGAACTACCAATGGACTTTTCCGAAACAAAACCTTGATATTGTACCTCTTCCTTTTCCTCATCCTAAAGACAATTTGCAAGTTCAGCTCGCCCGTTTATGATGAAGTTATCTGTTAATGTTATTCCGCTTTCCCTAGTTTTAAGCTTACTCCCTACTCCTGCTGTAGGACAAATTGTTCCCGATAACAGCCAAGGCCGAGAATCTACACAAATCAATCAACAAGGAACCATCACTGGGGGAGCGCAACGAGGGAAAAATCTTTTCCACAGCTTTGAGCAATTCAATGTAGGTTCGGATCAAGCAGTTATTTTTGCTAATCCTGCAAATATCAGCAATATCTTCTCGCGGATTACTGGCAATAGCCCTTCTCAGATTAATGGGACATTAAGTGTTCAAGGGGCTGCTAATCTTTTTCTACTCAACCCCAATGGCATTATTTTTGGTCCTGAGGCTACTCTCAATCTGCAAGGTAGTTTTACTGCTGCTACGGCTAATAACATTCAGTTTCAAAATGGGACTTCTTGGGACACAACTGCTCCTAATTCCCCGAATCTCACTGTTCGTGTTCCTGTAGGACTCGGTTTTTCTTCTAAAACCGGTTCAATTACGATTCGTGACCAAGGGCATCAAACGGGATCAACACCTAATTTTCAAACTCCTACTATGGAGGCTGCTCCTCCTAATCAACCACCAGGACTTGATATAGTTCCTGGTCAAACGATTGCTCTTTTTGGCAACGGTATTTCTCTTGAAGGTGCGTTAATTCGTGCCCCTTCTGGTCACGTTGAACTCGGTAGTATTAATTCAGGAGTTGTTGCTTTGGATTTGTCCAAAGCAGTTCCTCAATTTCAATATCCTGGTGCAACTAACTTTACTGATATTCAAATGAATAATCGCAGTTTACTTAGTAGTAGCGGTACACCTGGGGGAAGCATTACTTTGCAAGGACAGAATTTATTTCAAACTGGTGCTTCCAATATTATCATTTCCAATTTTGGGAATGCCCAATCTGGGAGTATTAATATTACCCTTACTGGTTCGATGCAGTTAAATGGCGTAACTACCTCAGCTAACTTTAGCAACTTTGCAAGTGAGAATAGAATAGCAACACCAGGTATTTGGACACAAAGTTTTGCTGCTGGTCAAGGCGGTGATATTAGATTTAGTGTGGCTAACAATGTTCATCTTGAAAACTTCTCTACTATTAGTGCTGTTACTTTTAGTGAAGGTGGAAGTGGAAATGTCATTATTAATAGTGGGCAAGGGTTGACGATAATTGGAACCCCTCCTTTTCCCAATCAACCTCTTCCTAGTAGCATATCGACTAGGACAGTTGGTAAA contains:
- a CDS encoding filamentous hemagglutinin N-terminal domain-containing protein, which produces MMKLSVNVIPLSLVLSLLPTPAVGQIVPDNSQGRESTQINQQGTITGGAQRGKNLFHSFEQFNVGSDQAVIFANPANISNIFSRITGNSPSQINGTLSVQGAANLFLLNPNGIIFGPEATLNLQGSFTAATANNIQFQNGTSWDTTAPNSPNLTVRVPVGLGFSSKTGSITIRDQGHQTGSTPNFQTPTMEAAPPNQPPGLDIVPGQTIALFGNGISLEGALIRAPSGHVELGSINSGVVALDLSKAVPQFQYPGATNFTDIQMNNRSLLSSSGTPGGSITLQGQNLFQTGASNIIISNFGNAQSGSINITLTGSMQLNGVTTSANFSNFASENRIATPGIWTQSFAAGQGGDIRFSVANNVHLENFSTISAVTFSEGGSGNVIINSGQGLTIIGTPPFPNQPLPSSISTRTVGKGNAGSVTLTGRTLNVEKGGTILSQSQASGDTGNVVANFSNSVTSEGNFTVSSDLDRESVFASSIGANSTISGNISEVHIQTEHLRLKNSGRINATTNGLGDGGNIIIDATNITVDSPANSNENGFTQAQITSAAEIASPALMDIFDLPPRPQGNTGDITIVDNDTLTLSNGGFININNEGTGDAGNIVIDSNSISLANRGQITASTESGVGGNININTNTLTGQGNSDILANAQQGSGGEISITANQFFGFTPRENLQILDTDRFQINEINDIAAISVRIQVWQNWGMREGQGSPVRGLCKACWKKVITERP